A single uncultured Methanolobus sp. DNA region contains:
- a CDS encoding CPBP family intramembrane glutamic endopeptidase — MSVVSYYRDFFTLRNLDRVTIAGFLVILQLFVLISADYLWENDSVNYIFLLYFVMMAFSFALLGTENPYFQVTIFDGIIQWGGGFLVGLFIFSKLGISGTSGYSGFESLGLLIVAEALVIGMVEETTFRGAFPKALMRSKFTPGQARLFSAIAFSLFHVWVSDFDVSFLITAFVFGLIMQYVWDGGSTTSKKPGYPLASCGLHSAWNVVMIAGSFCMMPFDISILGGL, encoded by the coding sequence ATGAGTGTTGTATCATATTATCGTGATTTCTTTACACTTCGAAATCTCGACAGAGTAACCATAGCCGGTTTTCTGGTCATCCTTCAGTTATTTGTCTTGATCTCAGCAGATTACCTCTGGGAAAATGATTCGGTGAATTACATTTTCCTCCTGTATTTCGTCATGATGGCCTTCAGTTTTGCATTACTTGGAACTGAAAATCCTTACTTCCAGGTAACCATCTTTGACGGTATAATACAGTGGGGTGGTGGCTTCCTGGTTGGACTCTTCATCTTTTCAAAACTTGGGATATCAGGAACATCCGGTTATTCGGGTTTTGAATCCTTGGGACTTCTCATCGTTGCTGAAGCTCTTGTCATTGGCATGGTAGAAGAGACAACCTTCAGGGGAGCATTCCCTAAAGCTCTGATGAGATCTAAGTTCACACCAGGGCAGGCACGTTTATTCTCAGCTATTGCGTTCTCTCTTTTCCATGTGTGGGTGAGTGATTTTGATGTTTCCTTCCTTATTACTGCCTTCGTTTTCGGCCTGATAATGCAATATGTCTGGGACGGTGGATCCACAACTTCAAAGAAACCGGGTTATCCCCTTGCAAGCTGTGGCCTGCATTCTGCCTGGAACGTTGTAATGATCGCAGGTTCATTCTGCATGATGCCATTTGACATAAGCATCCTTGGAGGGTTATAA